Genomic DNA from Candidatus Cloacimonadota bacterium:
TCGGCACATTTTTCGGCGGTAGTGCCGAGGAGGTAAGAGCCGGAGACAGCAGCTTCGGCGGGGGAGAGTTTCTGGCCTAAGAAAGAGACGATGATGCCGGAGAGGACATCGCCACTGCCACCGGTTGCCAGTCCGTCATTGCCGGAGATATCAAAGACCTTTTGAGAGCGGTTGGCAAAGAGACGGGTTACCCCTTTGAGCAGCAGATTAACGTCATATTCGGAGAGGAACTTGTTGATGGCTGTCATGCTGTCTTGCAGGACCTCTTGATTAGAGACCTGAGAGATCCGGGCAAATTCTCCGATATGAGGGGTGAGAATGACCGGTCTCTGTTCGAGCCGTTTCAGCCAGTGAGGATAATGAGCCAGGATATTGAGGGCATCGGCATCATAGAGGGCAGGTTTCTGCCAAACTTTGGTGATCATATTGACCAGGGCAATGGAGAGCGGTGTCATTCCCAAGCCGGGTCCGATGAGGAGTACATCGAAGAGGTCAAGGGTTTCTAAAAACTTCTTTATTTCGGGCAGTTCAACCAGCTCATCGGCAAGGAAATTGTTCTTGATCAGGTCATCTTCTTCAGAGAAGGGTAGTGTTCTGGTCATTACTTCGATGAGGTTGGTCTCGTAGATGTTTTCCATACCCTGATGATGAAAGAGGGTGATCAAGCCGCTGCCGGAGTGTAGGGCTGCCTCGGCAGCGAGAACTGCTGCACCGGAAAAGCCGGGAGAACCGGCAATGATGGCTACTCTGCCATAATCTCCTTTATGATAATAAGGTTGACGTTCGGGATAGATGACATTGTCATCAGTGACCAGACAGGCAGCCGGTTGTTTGTCGGTCCAGACATCGAGAGGGATACCGATATCTATCGGGATGACGATACCGCAGTATTCTCTCCCTTTGCCTAAATAGTGTCCATACTTGGGTGCTGCCATAGTGAGGGTGATATCGGCACGGAAGGCGTGTTCAGTCCAGCCGGAATCGGTATCTAATCCGCTGGGGATATCTATGGCGAACTTGAGGGTATTGATATCATTTAGTTTTTCAAGGATCAGGGCGGTCATGTCGGGCAACTTACCCTGGAAACCGATACCGTAGAGGGCATCGATTATTGCCTCAAAGGTGGTCTCGGAATCATAGAAGTAATCGTCTGTCAGATCCTCCCACTCTTCAAGGTTGGAGATATGATAGACCGGGATCTTCATTTTGGTGAGGAGTTTATAGTTGGCTGCGGTTTCGGACGACATTTTATCGGTAGAGCCGATCAAGAAAACGATTGGGCAGAAGCCTTTGTTTTTAAGACAACGGGCAACAACGAAACCGTCACCGCCATTATTGCCGTGACCACAGAAGATAGCGACTTCACCTTTATCAGGTAGTAGTTCATGAATGATCTCGGCAGAGCCGCTGCCGGCATATTCCATTAAAATACGGGCATCAAGTCCCCATTCTCTGATGGTGACTGTGTCTATATCAACCATTTCTTGTCTGGACAGAATGTACATATCATCTCTCCGGTATAGATATTTCGATAGTCGAACCCTCTCCAACGACGCTATGAATGACGTGGATCTTGCCACCGTGATAATCTTCGACAATACGTTTCGCCAGACTTAAGCCCAAGCCCCAGCCACGCATCTTGGTGCTGACTCCCGGTTCGAATATCTTGTTAAACATTGATTTGGGAATTCCTTTCCCTTCGTCCTGTACGATTATATAGGTCTTATTCTTCTCCTGAAAGGCAATGACGATGATGCTGCCACCCTTCTTCTGCATGGCATCAATGGCGTTTTTGATCAGGTTTTCTAAAGCCCATTTGAGTAGATCGGTATCAACTTTCACAGTAACATCTTTGATCTTGCTGATCATGATGATATCAATTTTATGGGTGAGATGGGGTAACCGTTCTTTGAAATAATCAACAGATTCTTGAATGACATCATGCAGGATAACCGGCTTCAGCTCTATATCGGAGCCGATCTTGCCGAATCTATGAGCAACCTTACGAAGCTGCTCGACATCATTTTCCATAAACATCAGAAGTTTATGAATATCGGAATCTTTGGCATTGACCTCTGCCCTGTTTGACAGGACATCTATCCAGCCAAGCAGGGACGAGATGGGTGTTCCGAGCTGATGTGCCATCTCTTTTGCCATACCAACCCAAAGGATATCTTTCTCGTTACGCTTGAGATAAAAAATGGCATAAACACCGAAAAGAACAAAAAGAAGTACAAATATCGCTTCAATATAGGGCATCAGCCGTAACTGCCGCAATGTTCTCGATTCGCTGTAAAAGGCATAGTTGATGATACTGTCGGTTTGGGTTGTATAATAGAGAGGGATGATATTTCGGTCACTCTCCATTTTTCTCAGATTACGGAGCAGATTGTGCTGATCTTCCACAGCCAATTCATGGAATCGTTTCTCCTCATCAATGCCGACATTTTTCCAGTAGAGTGGAGTTTTATTACCATCGGTGAGGATGATCGGGTAGTCAATGTTAGTTATGATCTCTTCGAAAATATACTGGCTTAGTAAGCTTTCCCAATCATCTT
This window encodes:
- a CDS encoding NAD(P)H-hydrate dehydratase encodes the protein MYILSRQEMVDIDTVTIREWGLDARILMEYAGSGSAEIIHELLPDKGEVAIFCGHGNNGGDGFVVARCLKNKGFCPIVFLIGSTDKMSSETAANYKLLTKMKIPVYHISNLEEWEDLTDDYFYDSETTFEAIIDALYGIGFQGKLPDMTALILEKLNDINTLKFAIDIPSGLDTDSGWTEHAFRADITLTMAAPKYGHYLGKGREYCGIVIPIDIGIPLDVWTDKQPAACLVTDDNVIYPERQPYYHKGDYGRVAIIAGSPGFSGAAVLAAEAALHSGSGLITLFHHQGMENIYETNLIEVMTRTLPFSEEDDLIKNNFLADELVELPEIKKFLETLDLFDVLLIGPGLGMTPLSIALVNMITKVWQKPALYDADALNILAHYPHWLKRLEQRPVILTPHIGEFARISQVSNQEVLQDSMTAINKFLSEYDVNLLLKGVTRLFANRSQKVFDISGNDGLATGGSGDVLSGIIVSFLGQKLSPAEAAVSGSYLLGTTAEKCAEFKQTPAITPSDIIDYMFEED
- a CDS encoding HAMP domain-containing histidine kinase, which gives rise to MIFGKHPKKIFKYPNNLIKLYFAVGSVLLFIFFILYTNTLLSGFRYEAQVVPNLFARFFSYSAEDDWESLLSQYIFEEIITNIDYPIILTDGNKTPLYWKNVGIDEEKRFHELAVEDQHNLLRNLRKMESDRNIIPLYYTTQTDSIINYAFYSESRTLRQLRLMPYIEAIFVLLFVLFGVYAIFYLKRNEKDILWVGMAKEMAHQLGTPISSLLGWIDVLSNRAEVNAKDSDIHKLLMFMENDVEQLRKVAHRFGKIGSDIELKPVILHDVIQESVDYFKERLPHLTHKIDIIMISKIKDVTVKVDTDLLKWALENLIKNAIDAMQKKGGSIIVIAFQEKNKTYIIVQDEGKGIPKSMFNKIFEPGVSTKMRGWGLGLSLAKRIVEDYHGGKIHVIHSVVGEGSTIEISIPER